A stretch of Myxocyprinus asiaticus isolate MX2 ecotype Aquarium Trade chromosome 42, UBuf_Myxa_2, whole genome shotgun sequence DNA encodes these proteins:
- the LOC127432289 gene encoding P2Y purinoceptor 3 produces the protein MIMKTMASPHTISNVLVLLDVNASDLQNHTAPHSCSIDESYKYVILPLCYSLTFLLSLVLNSTVLLRSYRCRGGRQWNTSLIYMVNLASTDLMYSFSLPFLVASYVMRDHWVFGDFMCRLVRFLFYFNLYCSIFFLTCISVHRYMGICHPIRTIALESKRAVRGICTTVWVVVFILTCPIVRFAKTGEVTRMLGDGMNEGGDPLSTGSTNSGRVEVYRNCWDDAIDSEFSEYVPYGIVLHLLCFFFPFIVIAWCYSQVVRTIFQSLPSQPQMQEEGGMCSGDEGVKDRTSVSISGSLNAPYINRRRKSIKTIITITLLFALCFLPFHITRTLFLILKETKVVECQTMRMVSICYKITRPLASCNSWLNALLYFLTGDKSLACCGRTNAGQQTHLLWPLQILGGQKLDDREQGNPPKADEGHESDSKSSGTT, from the coding sequence ATGATCATGAAGACCATGGCTTCGCCTCACACAATCTCCAATGTACTGGTGCTGTTGGATGTCAATGCTTCAGATCTTCAAAACCACACTGCACCACACAGCTGCAGCATCGATGAGTCCTACAAGTACGTCATCTTACCTCTCTGCTACTCCTTGACCTTCTTGCTCAGCCTCGTCTTGAACTCCACTGTTCTACTGCGTTCCTACCGCTGTAGAGGCGGCCGCCAGTGGAACACTTCGCTCATCTACATGGTCAATCTGGCATCTACAGATCTGATGTACAGCTTCTCTCTGCCGTTCCTCGTGGCCAGCTACGTCATGCGTGATCATTGGGTGTTTGGAGACTTCATGTGCAGGTTGGTGCGCTTCCTGTTTTACTTCAACCTCTACTGCAGCATCTTCTTTCTCACCTGTATATCCGTCCATCGCTACATGGGCATCTGCCATCCAATCAGAACCATCGCCCTGGAGAGCAAGCGGGCGGTTAGAGGCATTTGTACAACTGTATGGGTAGTAGTGTTCATACTTACCTGCCCCATTGTCCGTTTTGCCAAAACTGGGGAAGTAACGAGGATGTTAGGGGATGGAATGAATGAAGGGGGTGATCCTTTGTCCACAGGTAGCACAAATTCAGGAAGAGTTGAAGTATACCGGAACTGTTGGGATGATGCCATAGACAGTGAGTTCTCAGAGTATGTACCCTATGGAATTGTTCTTCATCTGCTGTGCTTCTTTTTCCCGTTCATCGTAATTGCATGGTGTTACTCACAAGTGGTACGTACCATCTTCCAGTCGCTACCGTCCCAGCCCCAAATGCAGGAGGAAGGGGGGATGTGCAGTGGGGACGAAGGGGTCAAGGATAGGACATCCGTGTCCATCTCTGGCTCTCTGAATGCTCCATACATCAACAGGCGCCGTAAGTCCATCAAAACCATCATCACCATCACGCTTTTGTTTGCGCTTTGCTTTCTGCCCTTTCACATCACAAGGACTCTCTTCCTCATCCTCAAAGAAACAAAGGTAGTAGAGTGCCAAACCATGCGGATGGTCTCCATATGCTACAAGATCACTAGGCCCCTGGCATCCTGCAATTCGTGGCTCAATGCGCTCCTTTATTTCTTAACAGGGGACAAAAGTTTAGCCTGCTGTGGACGGACCAATGCAGGTCAGCAAACACACCTTCTCTGGCCTTTACAGATTCTTGGAGGACAAAAACTAGATGATCGAGAGCAGGGCAATCCACCTAAAGCAGATGAAGGTCATGAGAGTGACTCAAAATCATCAGGAACAACATAG